In Chitinophaga varians, the following are encoded in one genomic region:
- a CDS encoding DinB family protein, with product MKRTAWFDRSFPAITDNGVMPDIIERLAGTPARLEELTRGLAEAVLVNKSGEQWSVKEEAGHLSDMEPLWSGRFDDFVNGKAELRVADLTNQRTHQANHNATALAELLQRFREQRTLLVKKLLALDEAQLDKTALHPRLKTPMRIIDLAYFVAEHDDHHLAGIREKASA from the coding sequence ATGAAAAGGACAGCATGGTTTGACCGGTCATTTCCGGCTATTACAGACAACGGCGTAATGCCGGACATCATTGAACGCCTCGCGGGCACACCTGCCCGCCTGGAGGAGCTGACCCGCGGTCTGGCGGAAGCGGTATTAGTCAATAAATCCGGAGAACAATGGTCTGTCAAGGAAGAAGCAGGGCACCTCTCTGATATGGAACCACTATGGTCCGGCCGGTTCGATGACTTTGTCAACGGGAAGGCGGAGTTACGTGTGGCGGACCTGACAAACCAACGTACGCATCAGGCCAACCACAACGCGACCGCGCTCGCAGAGCTGCTGCAGCGCTTCCGGGAGCAGCGGACATTGCTGGTGAAAAAGCTGCTCGCACTGGATGAGGCACAGCTGGATAAAACCGCGCTGCATCCACGTTTGAAGACGCCGATGCGCATTATTGACCTGGCATATTTTGTAGCCGAACATGATGACCATCATCTGGCAGGCATCCGGGAGAAGGCATCAGCCTAA
- a CDS encoding DUF6882 domain-containing protein encodes MSDSTALSAKDLIAQYGGIALDKQNDLSAVIGDNNWTVDLSEGVISFGDQLTFPIQIMGTFSHSSETFLWGWANTQSDLPENLLQQAAQLKAYGEEHQLPLFTTGQFECAINDVHYIGLIASGMFGSSAYYVADYGSGALLVTIKSEVVDKVRTDSPQRVLTVFPQLISLFEMDHQQALASYLKAKAFDVIMKEKELSATYNGSTIVATFDELHRLASLNGQLS; translated from the coding sequence ATGTCTGATTCAACAGCCCTGTCCGCGAAGGACCTTATCGCTCAATACGGCGGTATTGCACTGGATAAACAGAATGATCTGTCAGCCGTTATCGGCGATAACAACTGGACCGTCGACCTCAGCGAAGGGGTGATCAGCTTCGGTGACCAGCTGACGTTCCCTATCCAGATCATGGGCACTTTCTCCCATTCGTCTGAAACCTTCCTCTGGGGTTGGGCCAATACCCAGTCCGACCTCCCGGAAAACCTTTTGCAACAGGCAGCGCAACTAAAAGCCTACGGTGAAGAACATCAGTTGCCTTTGTTCACTACCGGCCAGTTTGAGTGTGCTATCAATGATGTACATTATATCGGACTGATAGCCTCCGGTATGTTTGGCTCCAGCGCCTACTATGTGGCGGATTATGGCAGCGGCGCGCTGCTGGTGACCATCAAAAGTGAAGTGGTCGACAAGGTGCGCACCGACAGCCCGCAACGGGTGTTGACTGTTTTTCCACAGCTGATTTCTTTATTTGAAATGGACCATCAACAGGCGCTGGCCAGCTATCTCAAAGCCAAGGCATTTGACGTGATCATGAAAGAAAAGGAATTGTCTGCCACCTACAACGGCAGTACCATTGTAGCCACGTTCGATGAGCTACACCGGCTCGCAAGCCTCAACGGCCAACTCTCCTAA
- a CDS encoding NAD(P)/FAD-dependent oxidoreductase has product MTNNKTAIIIGAGPAGLTAAYELLTRTDIKPIILEASGDIGGISKTVRYKGNRIDIGGHRFFSKSDRVMNWWLQIMPIGAPSEQVRISYQRKERTLSVAAEQNTPKNPDLVMLIRDRLSRIYYQRKLFLYPLTMSVSTISKLGLLRLCRIMVSYGCTRAFYRKQEKTLEDFFIKRFGKVLYKTFFKDYTEKVWGKPCNEIDAAWGHQRIKKLSVSKTIKHALKKMAAPKKPADIHQKETETSLIERFLYPKYGPGQLWEEVADRIKAMGGEIHMHQEVKGIHLEDGRVTGVETAAQRFEGDYCFSTMPVKDLVAAMKGPVPQRVRDIAAGLEYRDFVTIGLLLDKLVIEQQHGLIKDNWIYIQENDVKVGRLQIFNNWSPFMVSDPDRVWIGLEYFCNEGDELWAMDDQRFINFGIDELHKIGIIRREHVRDSTIVRMKKTYPAYFGTYQQFDELREYTDTVRNLFLVGRNGMHKYNNADHSMLTAMTAVDNIIQGVASRDNIWGINTEQEYHEEKQAV; this is encoded by the coding sequence ATGACAAACAACAAAACAGCCATTATTATCGGCGCCGGCCCTGCGGGCCTGACAGCGGCTTACGAACTGCTTACCCGTACAGATATTAAGCCTATTATCCTGGAAGCATCCGGAGATATTGGCGGTATATCCAAAACCGTCCGCTACAAAGGCAACCGTATAGACATCGGTGGCCACCGCTTCTTTTCGAAGTCAGACCGTGTGATGAACTGGTGGCTGCAAATCATGCCTATCGGCGCTCCGTCCGAACAGGTGCGTATCAGCTACCAGCGGAAAGAACGGACGCTTTCTGTGGCGGCTGAACAAAACACACCAAAAAATCCCGACCTGGTGATGCTGATCCGTGACCGTTTGTCCCGCATCTATTATCAGCGCAAACTATTCCTGTACCCGCTCACCATGTCTGTAAGCACCATCTCAAAGCTCGGCCTGTTGCGGCTTTGCAGGATCATGGTTTCGTATGGGTGTACCCGTGCCTTCTACCGGAAACAGGAAAAAACACTGGAAGATTTTTTTATCAAACGTTTCGGGAAAGTACTCTATAAGACTTTCTTCAAAGACTATACGGAGAAAGTTTGGGGAAAGCCCTGTAATGAAATAGATGCCGCCTGGGGACATCAACGGATCAAAAAATTGTCTGTCTCCAAAACCATTAAACATGCCCTGAAAAAAATGGCAGCGCCCAAAAAGCCGGCAGACATCCATCAGAAAGAAACGGAAACCAGCCTGATAGAACGTTTCCTGTATCCAAAATACGGACCGGGACAGCTCTGGGAAGAAGTGGCGGATCGCATCAAAGCCATGGGCGGGGAAATACACATGCACCAGGAAGTAAAAGGCATCCACCTGGAAGACGGTCGTGTTACCGGCGTGGAAACGGCCGCACAACGGTTTGAGGGGGATTACTGCTTCTCCACCATGCCGGTGAAAGACCTGGTGGCCGCCATGAAAGGCCCTGTGCCACAGCGCGTGCGTGATATCGCCGCTGGTCTGGAATACCGCGACTTTGTGACGATAGGGCTTCTGCTCGATAAATTGGTGATAGAACAACAACATGGCCTGATCAAAGACAACTGGATCTATATACAGGAAAACGATGTCAAAGTGGGACGGTTGCAGATCTTCAATAACTGGAGCCCGTTCATGGTCAGCGACCCGGACCGCGTATGGATAGGACTGGAATACTTCTGCAACGAAGGCGATGAATTGTGGGCCATGGACGACCAGCGCTTTATTAACTTTGGTATCGATGAGCTCCATAAAATTGGTATCATCCGGCGGGAGCATGTGAGAGACAGCACCATCGTGCGCATGAAGAAGACTTATCCCGCTTATTTTGGCACCTACCAGCAGTTTGATGAGCTGCGGGAATATACGGACACGGTCCGTAACTTGTTCCTTGTGGGCCGCAATGGCATGCATAAATACAACAATGCAGACCACTCTATGCTGACCGCCATGACAGCGGTAGACAACATCATACAAGGCGTCGCCAGCCGGGACAACATCTGGGGCATCAATACAGAACAGGAATATCACGAAGAAAAACAGGCAGTATGA
- a CDS encoding GNAT family N-acetyltransferase, translating into MEQEEKHIIGNLFEHWAYVGERAGLLTTAPSYKAIMPEGSDWPRRVFDVQNTTALTEISTQIKAGLLPDAVTFTASVAEAFGPQLAAAGFQPKMTLQGMIIYLRENPPGACSDKIVFRLAESEADAHTFATIAAGSFNYRVDGAVVARLLGQENKIKVFTGTVDGAPACSGLIYYDEAGNAGLHFIGTLPEFRGKGLAAAMTTRLLQECVEDGRRYCVLHASKAGLPIYTRLGFEPVKEVITYAHTI; encoded by the coding sequence ATGGAACAAGAAGAAAAACATATTATCGGAAACCTGTTTGAACATTGGGCGTACGTAGGGGAGCGGGCGGGACTGCTCACTACGGCGCCTTCCTATAAAGCCATCATGCCGGAAGGATCTGACTGGCCGCGGCGTGTATTCGATGTACAAAATACAACGGCACTGACGGAAATATCCACTCAAATCAAAGCGGGGCTGTTGCCCGATGCGGTCACCTTTACGGCATCTGTAGCCGAAGCTTTCGGACCACAGCTGGCCGCAGCAGGCTTTCAGCCTAAAATGACATTGCAGGGCATGATCATCTATCTGCGGGAAAACCCGCCGGGAGCGTGTTCTGACAAGATCGTTTTCCGGTTGGCGGAAAGTGAAGCAGACGCTCACACCTTCGCCACTATTGCAGCAGGCTCTTTTAATTATCGTGTAGACGGCGCCGTAGTGGCCCGTTTGCTTGGACAGGAAAATAAAATCAAAGTCTTTACCGGCACGGTTGATGGCGCTCCGGCATGTAGCGGGCTGATATACTATGATGAAGCCGGTAATGCCGGACTGCATTTTATCGGTACGCTGCCGGAATTCAGGGGCAAAGGCCTGGCCGCTGCGATGACAACGCGGTTGCTGCAGGAATGTGTGGAAGACGGCAGGCGTTACTGCGTGCTGCACGCTTCCAAAGCGGGGCTGCCCATTTATACCCGCCTTGGCTTTGAACCAGTGAAAGAGGTGATCACTTACGCACATACTATATAA
- the catB gene encoding type B chloramphenicol O-acetyltransferase yields MENYFESPFRGKLLSEQVTNPNIIVGAYSYYSGYYHGHSFDDCAKYLMPDRTDVDKLIIGSYCSIGTGAAFIMAGNQGHRHDWVSSFPFFYMPEVAAFEGSIDGFRPTGDTVIGNDVWIGTEAVIMPGVKIGHGAIIGSRALITKDVAPYSVMGGNPGKEIRKRFAEEDIARLLEMEWWNWPDDKLKAAMPLLCSSDIKALYDFYKA; encoded by the coding sequence ATGGAAAATTATTTTGAAAGCCCTTTTCGTGGTAAATTATTATCTGAACAGGTTACCAATCCTAATATTATCGTGGGCGCCTATAGTTATTACTCTGGTTATTATCACGGCCACTCTTTTGATGACTGTGCGAAATACCTGATGCCTGACAGAACGGATGTAGATAAGTTGATTATCGGAAGTTACTGTTCTATTGGCACTGGTGCTGCCTTTATCATGGCAGGTAACCAGGGGCACCGGCATGACTGGGTATCCAGTTTTCCTTTTTTCTATATGCCGGAAGTAGCTGCTTTTGAAGGCAGTATTGATGGTTTCAGGCCGACGGGTGATACAGTGATCGGCAACGATGTGTGGATAGGCACCGAAGCGGTGATCATGCCGGGCGTGAAAATAGGGCATGGCGCTATCATCGGCAGCAGGGCGCTGATCACCAAAGATGTGGCGCCTTACAGCGTAATGGGAGGCAATCCGGGCAAAGAAATACGGAAACGTTTCGCGGAGGAAGATATCGCGCGTTTGCTGGAAATGGAATGGTGGAACTGGCCGGACGACAAGCTGAAAGCTGCGATGCCATTGCTTTGCAGTAGTGATATCAAAGCATTGTATGATTTTTATAAAGCATAG